The Cellulophaga sp. L1A9 genome window below encodes:
- the rny gene encoding ribonuclease Y: MDGTTIGIIAVLIGLVIGFAVAKFMEKGKASKTIQSAKKEAERVLKDANVEGENIKKDKIFQAKEKFLELKAEHEKVINSKDKKIGEAEKRTRDKESQVSSELAKNKKLSDQLEDQIKEVAHKNEFFDKKQSELDKLHKNQVQQLEVISGLSAEEAKGQLLESLREIAKSDAMSYMQATMEEAKLTAQQEAKKIIINTIQRIGTEEAVENCVSVFNLESDDVKGRIIGREGRNIRALEAATGVEIVVDDTPEAIILSCFDSVRREVARLSLHKLVTDGRIHPARIEEIVKKTEKQIEQEIVEIGKRTVIDLGIHGLHPELIKAVGRMKYRSSYGQNLLQHSREVAKLCGVMAAELGLNTKMAKRAGLLHDIGKVPNTEAEMETPHAILGMQWAEKFGEKPDVCNAIGAHHDEIEMKTLIAPIVQVCDAISGARPGARRQVLDSYIQRLKDLEDIAFGFGGVQKAYAIQAGRELRVIVESERVTDDKAAELSFEISQKIQTDMTYPGQVKVTVIRETRAVNVAK; the protein is encoded by the coding sequence ATGGATGGTACAACAATAGGGATAATAGCAGTGTTAATTGGTTTAGTAATTGGCTTTGCTGTTGCAAAATTTATGGAAAAAGGGAAAGCCTCTAAAACCATACAAAGTGCTAAGAAAGAGGCTGAACGCGTACTGAAAGATGCGAATGTAGAGGGAGAGAATATTAAAAAAGATAAAATATTTCAAGCAAAAGAAAAATTTTTAGAACTTAAAGCTGAGCATGAAAAAGTAATCAATAGCAAGGATAAAAAAATTGGTGAAGCTGAAAAGAGAACACGAGATAAAGAATCTCAAGTAAGCAGTGAGCTTGCTAAAAATAAAAAGCTTAGCGATCAGTTAGAAGATCAAATTAAAGAAGTTGCTCATAAAAATGAATTCTTTGATAAAAAACAATCAGAATTAGATAAGCTTCATAAAAATCAAGTACAACAACTTGAAGTAATTTCAGGTTTGTCTGCGGAGGAGGCAAAAGGACAACTTTTAGAATCACTTCGTGAAATCGCAAAATCAGATGCAATGTCGTACATGCAAGCGACAATGGAAGAGGCGAAATTAACAGCACAACAAGAAGCTAAAAAAATTATAATAAATACCATTCAACGTATCGGTACAGAAGAAGCGGTTGAAAATTGTGTATCTGTATTTAATTTAGAGTCAGACGATGTTAAAGGTCGAATTATTGGTCGTGAAGGACGTAATATTAGAGCTTTAGAAGCTGCTACCGGAGTAGAGATCGTAGTAGATGATACTCCAGAAGCTATCATCCTTTCTTGTTTTGATTCTGTTCGTAGAGAAGTAGCGAGATTATCATTACATAAATTAGTTACAGATGGTCGTATTCACCCAGCGCGAATTGAAGAGATCGTTAAAAAGACAGAGAAACAAATTGAACAAGAAATTGTTGAGATAGGGAAACGTACTGTTATAGATTTAGGAATTCATGGATTACATCCTGAATTAATAAAAGCTGTTGGTAGAATGAAATACCGTTCTTCTTACGGACAAAACTTACTACAACACTCTAGGGAAGTTGCAAAACTTTGTGGCGTAATGGCTGCAGAACTTGGTTTAAATACCAAAATGGCTAAAAGAGCTGGTTTGCTACATGATATTGGTAAGGTTCCTAATACAGAAGCAGAGATGGAAACTCCGCATGCTATCTTAGGAATGCAGTGGGCAGAGAAATTTGGCGAAAAACCAGATGTATGTAATGCTATTGGAGCTCACCATGATGAAATAGAAATGAAAACCTTAATCGCTCCAATCGTACAAGTTTGTGATGCAATTAGTGGAGCAAGACCAGGAGCTAGAAGACAAGTTTTAGATTCATACATACAGCGTCTTAAGGATTTGGAAGATATTGCCTTTGGATTTGGTGGTGTGCAAAAAGCATATGCCATACAAGCAGGTAGAGAACTACGTGTTATTGTAGAATCAGAAAGAGTAACGGATGATAAAGCTGCAGAGCTGTCTTTTGAAATTTCTCAAAAAATACAAACAGATATGACCTACCCAGGTCAAGTTAAAGTAACCGTTATTCGTGAAACTAGAGCGGTGAACGTTGCCAAATAG